From a single Micromonospora carbonacea genomic region:
- a CDS encoding amidase codes for MSAAPVDRGVDRRAFLARTAALAAASAVGGAVGLPAVASAAGPARTPLLAAAKWNPALDVPNAYVKPRPEAVADPTELTVAEAAWLIRAGKLTPAKLVEAYLARISTYDGTYQAFNLVLAEAAAKAAAALAKKPRRGALHGIPLAIKDNYYTAGVPTTANSYLFADFRPPYDATAVSRLLAGGAIVLGKTQMGPLATTRATTPSGVVTTVNAWTPTDSRTDPGGSSTGTATAVAGRLAASGTGTQTGGSITAPSNAQNLTGLKPTMGRVSLHGIIPLSYTRDHPGPLARDAKDAAIMLTAMAGEDPADPRTQGLPGVPKLIDAATPAYSGGKLKLRWKTRIGVLPGFTAGTTETAAARAAYLAKLAAIPGATVVDVPLPDEWDLLTGSAFNNVRLPERSEPFMPYLRTDLRGFGVSVTGWLQGALLGAGEFITGQRAKLLLMERVLDQLFASCDVVVQTSPVPFDILGLPEIAFPIGFTAAGVPIGTILGGLPYGEDRLLSVAAAYQAVTDWHRRRPADPPAAPAAAARGLASPAAPAALRLTAEEVAELAQ; via the coding sequence ATGAGCGCAGCCCCCGTCGACCGTGGCGTCGACCGTCGAGCCTTCCTCGCCCGCACCGCCGCCCTGGCCGCCGCGTCGGCGGTCGGCGGCGCCGTCGGGCTGCCCGCCGTGGCCTCGGCGGCCGGTCCCGCCCGAACACCCCTGCTCGCCGCCGCCAAGTGGAACCCGGCGCTGGACGTGCCCAACGCCTACGTCAAGCCCCGCCCGGAGGCCGTGGCCGACCCCACCGAGCTCACCGTCGCCGAGGCGGCCTGGCTGATCCGCGCCGGCAAGCTCACCCCCGCCAAGCTGGTCGAGGCGTACCTGGCCCGCATCTCCACGTACGACGGCACCTACCAGGCGTTCAACCTGGTGCTCGCCGAGGCGGCGGCCAAGGCGGCGGCCGCCCTGGCCAAGAAGCCCCGGCGCGGCGCCCTGCACGGCATCCCGCTGGCGATCAAGGACAACTACTACACCGCCGGGGTGCCCACCACCGCCAACTCCTACCTGTTCGCCGACTTCCGGCCGCCGTACGACGCCACGGCGGTGTCCCGGCTGCTCGCCGGCGGGGCCATCGTGCTCGGCAAGACCCAGATGGGGCCGCTGGCCACCACCCGGGCCACCACCCCCAGCGGGGTGGTCACCACCGTCAACGCGTGGACCCCGACCGACAGCCGCACCGACCCCGGCGGCTCGTCCACCGGCACCGCCACCGCCGTCGCCGGGCGGCTCGCCGCCTCCGGCACCGGCACCCAGACCGGCGGCTCGATCACCGCGCCGTCCAACGCGCAGAACCTCACCGGCCTCAAGCCGACGATGGGCCGCGTCTCGCTGCACGGCATCATCCCGCTCAGCTACACCCGCGACCACCCCGGCCCGCTGGCCCGCGACGCCAAGGACGCGGCCATCATGCTCACCGCGATGGCCGGCGAGGACCCCGCCGACCCGCGCACGCAGGGGCTGCCCGGGGTGCCGAAGCTGATCGACGCGGCCACCCCGGCGTACTCCGGCGGCAAGCTGAAGCTGCGCTGGAAGACCCGCATCGGCGTGCTGCCGGGCTTCACCGCCGGCACCACCGAGACGGCGGCGGCGCGGGCCGCGTACCTGGCGAAGCTCGCCGCGATCCCCGGCGCGACCGTGGTGGACGTGCCGCTGCCCGACGAGTGGGACCTGCTCACCGGCAGCGCGTTCAACAACGTGCGGCTGCCGGAGCGCAGCGAGCCGTTCATGCCGTACCTGCGCACGGACCTGCGCGGCTTCGGCGTGTCCGTGACGGGCTGGCTGCAGGGCGCGCTGCTGGGCGCCGGCGAGTTCATCACCGGCCAACGGGCGAAGCTGCTGCTCATGGAGCGGGTGCTCGACCAGCTCTTCGCCTCCTGCGACGTGGTGGTGCAGACCAGCCCGGTGCCGTTCGACATCCTCGGCCTGCCGGAGATCGCCTTCCCGATCGGGTTCACCGCCGCGGGCGTGCCGATCGGCACCATCCTCGGCGGCCTGCCGTATGGGGAGGACCGGCTGTTGTCGGTGGCGGCGGCGTACCAGGCGGTCACCGACTGGCACCGGCGGCGGCCCGCCGACCCGCCGGCGGCCCCGGCCGCCGCGGCGCGCGGCCTGGCGTCGCCCGCGGCCCCCGCCGCCCTGCGGCTGACCGCCGAGGAGGTCGCCGAGCTGGCCCAGTGA
- a CDS encoding pectate lyase family protein produces the protein MRRPVPLRLHAAVAATVIGAAICVALPTPQASAATGGVTGYATQNGGTTGGAGGQTVRATTGTAIHTALCTRASSSTPIIIQVEGTINHGNTAKVSGNSCNTNAGLIELKQISNVTIVGVGSGAVFDQLGIHIRDSSNIIIQNVTVRNVKKSGSPTSNGGDAIGMESTVRNVWVDHVTLEASGGEAEGFDGLFDMKDNVQYVTLSYSILRNSGRGGLVGSSESDLGNNYITFHHNLYENLDSRAPLLRGATAHMYNNSYVNLRESGINSRAGAKAKVENNYFKDSKDVLGTFYTNERGTWQVAGNIFDNVTWSSPGNENYPAGPNPTSTTTVTIPYSYRLDGASCVPNLVRQTAGANKGLQVSDGSCTPQTPAPTTPAPTTPTPGPTTPTPGPTNPGGTNLSLGAGADGSSKADGSSYGNVLDGNLGTYWSPSGSTGRISVKWDAAVRVGSVNIREASGATGVIRSWRLVNNDTGAVLASGSNGVGVVSFSPTSLKKINLEITGATGTPRVAEFETYAG, from the coding sequence ATGAGACGACCAGTCCCACTGCGACTCCACGCGGCCGTGGCCGCGACGGTCATCGGTGCCGCGATCTGCGTGGCGCTGCCGACGCCCCAGGCGTCGGCAGCGACCGGCGGCGTGACCGGCTACGCGACCCAGAACGGCGGGACCACCGGCGGCGCGGGCGGGCAGACGGTGCGGGCCACCACCGGGACCGCGATCCACACGGCGCTGTGCACCCGGGCCAGCAGCAGCACCCCGATCATCATCCAGGTCGAGGGGACCATCAACCACGGCAACACCGCCAAGGTCTCCGGCAACAGCTGCAACACCAACGCCGGCCTGATCGAGCTCAAGCAGATCAGCAACGTCACGATCGTCGGCGTCGGCAGCGGGGCCGTCTTCGACCAGCTCGGCATCCACATCCGCGACTCCAGCAACATCATCATCCAGAACGTGACCGTCCGGAACGTCAAGAAGTCGGGCTCGCCCACCTCCAATGGCGGCGACGCCATCGGCATGGAGAGCACCGTCCGCAACGTCTGGGTCGACCACGTCACCCTGGAGGCCTCCGGCGGTGAGGCGGAGGGCTTCGACGGCCTGTTCGACATGAAGGACAACGTGCAGTACGTGACGCTGTCCTACAGCATCCTGCGCAACTCCGGCCGTGGTGGCCTGGTCGGCTCCAGCGAGAGCGACCTGGGGAACAACTACATCACGTTCCACCACAACCTGTACGAGAACCTCGACTCGCGCGCGCCGCTGCTGCGCGGCGCCACGGCCCACATGTACAACAACTCGTACGTCAACCTGCGCGAGTCCGGCATCAACTCCCGGGCCGGCGCGAAGGCCAAGGTGGAGAACAACTACTTCAAGGACTCCAAGGACGTCCTGGGCACCTTCTACACCAACGAGCGCGGCACCTGGCAGGTCGCCGGCAACATCTTCGACAACGTGACCTGGTCCAGCCCCGGCAACGAGAACTACCCCGCCGGGCCGAACCCGACCTCCACCACCACCGTCACCATCCCCTACTCCTACCGCCTCGACGGGGCCAGCTGCGTGCCCAACCTGGTGCGCCAGACGGCCGGGGCCAACAAGGGCCTCCAGGTGTCCGACGGCAGCTGCACGCCGCAGACCCCGGCCCCGACCACGCCCGCGCCGACCACCCCGACCCCCGGGCCGACCACCCCGACGCCGGGGCCGACCAACCCGGGCGGGACGAACCTCAGCCTCGGGGCCGGCGCGGACGGCTCCAGCAAGGCCGACGGCAGCAGCTACGGCAACGTGCTGGACGGCAACCTGGGCACCTACTGGTCGCCGTCCGGCTCCACCGGCCGGATCTCGGTCAAGTGGGACGCCGCCGTCCGGGTCGGCTCGGTGAACATCCGCGAGGCCTCCGGCGCGACCGGCGTCATCCGTTCCTGGCGGCTGGTCAACAACGACACCGGGGCGGTCCTCGCCTCGGGCAGCAACGGGGTGGGCGTCGTGTCCTTCAGCCCCACCTCGCTGAAAAAGATCAACCTGGAGATCACCGGCGCGACCGGCACGCCGCGGGTCGCCGAGTTCGAGACGTACGCCGGCTGA
- a CDS encoding DUF1996 domain-containing protein — protein MRFIRERRAADPAPRPPRLRRAGALTVALVTLVAGGVLADRDAVDARAASGGSAAVGGHAGHAYALSPEQEAAALELQLAPVRGSEFRADCPSKGRAGDDPIVMWGRPGASHTHEFFGNTTTNAYTDLASLRAGGTTCNPVADKSAYWVPTLYQNGVAQKPQSVRIYYQGLTDRANVKPHPQGLRIVVGNPLATSAGQNPAARWNCVGIPAASGDFPVCPAGSKLETYLDFPTCWDGKNLDSPDHKSHMAFGLGGVGGTCPASHPVPVPRLEFLITYDVRGTGLSLAGIRDGANVTTAPGYTFHGDFFNAWDEAELARRVKNCIVDGYICGNDGQPIQQ, from the coding sequence ATGCGGTTCATCCGAGAGCGCCGCGCCGCCGACCCGGCCCCCCGCCCACCGCGCCTGCGCCGCGCGGGCGCGCTGACCGTGGCGCTGGTGACCCTGGTCGCGGGCGGGGTGCTGGCCGACCGGGACGCCGTCGACGCGCGGGCGGCGAGCGGCGGTTCGGCCGCCGTCGGCGGCCACGCCGGCCACGCGTACGCGCTGAGCCCCGAGCAGGAGGCCGCCGCGCTGGAGCTCCAGCTCGCTCCGGTGCGCGGCTCCGAGTTCCGGGCCGACTGCCCGAGCAAGGGCCGGGCAGGCGACGACCCGATCGTCATGTGGGGCCGCCCGGGCGCCTCGCACACGCACGAGTTCTTCGGCAACACGACGACCAACGCGTACACCGACCTGGCCTCGCTGCGGGCCGGCGGGACGACCTGCAACCCGGTGGCCGACAAGTCCGCGTACTGGGTGCCGACGCTCTACCAGAACGGGGTGGCACAGAAGCCGCAGAGCGTGCGGATCTACTACCAGGGCCTCACCGACCGGGCGAACGTCAAGCCCCACCCCCAGGGCCTGCGGATCGTGGTGGGCAACCCGCTCGCCACCAGCGCCGGCCAGAACCCCGCCGCCCGGTGGAACTGCGTCGGCATCCCGGCCGCCAGCGGCGACTTCCCGGTCTGCCCCGCCGGGTCCAAGCTGGAGACGTACCTGGACTTCCCGACCTGCTGGGACGGGAAGAACCTGGACAGCCCCGACCACAAGAGCCACATGGCGTTCGGCCTGGGCGGCGTGGGCGGCACCTGCCCGGCCAGCCACCCGGTGCCCGTGCCCCGGCTGGAGTTCCTCATCACGTACGACGTGCGTGGCACCGGGCTCAGCCTGGCCGGCATCCGCGACGGGGCCAACGTCACCACCGCCCCCGGCTACACCTTCCACGGCGACTTCTTCAACGCCTGGGACGAGGCGGAGCTCGCCCGGCGGGTGAAGAACTGCATCGTCGACGGCTACATCTGCGGCAACGACGGGCAGCCGATCCAGCAGTGA
- a CDS encoding NADPH-dependent FMN reductase has protein sequence MSESPYQLAVIVGSVRDGRFGPVVANWFCRQARQRADLVVDLIDLAHVPAALGGAPGAVAPDEASFAERIAAADAVVVVTPEYNHSYPGPLKAAIDSVGAPWHAKPVGFVSYGGISGGLRAVEPLRVVFAELHAVTIRETVSFAGAHACFDAAGEPVDAGQVDRAASAMLDQLGWWAEALRTARAARPYGS, from the coding sequence TTGTCCGAGTCCCCGTACCAGTTGGCCGTCATCGTCGGGAGCGTCCGCGACGGCCGCTTCGGCCCCGTCGTGGCGAACTGGTTCTGCCGGCAGGCGAGGCAGCGCGCCGACCTCGTCGTCGACCTGATCGACCTCGCGCACGTCCCGGCGGCGCTCGGCGGCGCGCCCGGGGCCGTGGCCCCGGACGAGGCGTCCTTCGCGGAGCGGATCGCCGCGGCCGACGCCGTCGTGGTGGTGACGCCGGAGTACAACCACAGCTACCCCGGGCCGCTGAAGGCTGCGATCGACTCGGTGGGCGCCCCGTGGCACGCCAAGCCCGTCGGCTTCGTCTCGTACGGGGGGATCTCCGGCGGCCTGCGGGCGGTGGAGCCGCTGCGGGTGGTCTTCGCCGAGCTGCACGCCGTCACCATCCGCGAGACGGTCAGCTTCGCCGGGGCCCACGCCTGCTTCGACGCGGCCGGCGAGCCGGTCGACGCCGGCCAGGTCGACCGCGCCGCCAGCGCCATGCTCGACCAGTTGGGCTGGTGGGCCGAGGCGCTGCGCACGGCGCGGGCGGCCCGACCGTACGGGTCCTGA
- a CDS encoding diacylglycerol/lipid kinase family protein, producing MRTKQELGAAIRRDRRAALVVNARSRRGRRLYEHARALLTGAGFELLGEYPADRPGELERSLADALALGPDLLVAGGGDGTQSAAARLLAHRDVALGLLPLGTTNNFARTLGLPLDLAAAVAVLADGKVIDVDLGLAGDVPFANHVGVGMSADIMLRTPPALKRVTGRLAYPATALALLARHRALRATVRAGDATHEFHTHQLYVANGGFHAGRPITADTDADDRLLVAYPVGGPTRRGLLRDTARNAATGARRTLAETPFLAVGELWLETDRPARVEVDGELCGQTPIRVGLAANALRVMAPADAHDR from the coding sequence ATGCGGACGAAGCAGGAGTTGGGCGCGGCCATCCGGCGCGACCGGCGGGCGGCGCTGGTGGTCAACGCCCGCTCCCGCCGGGGTCGCCGCCTCTACGAGCACGCCCGGGCGCTGCTGACCGGCGCGGGCTTCGAGCTGCTCGGGGAATATCCGGCCGACCGCCCCGGCGAGCTGGAGCGCAGCCTCGCCGACGCCCTGGCGCTCGGGCCCGACCTGCTCGTCGCGGGCGGCGGCGACGGCACGCAGAGCGCCGCCGCCCGGCTGCTCGCGCACCGCGACGTGGCGCTGGGCCTGCTGCCGCTGGGCACCACCAACAACTTCGCCCGCACCCTCGGCCTGCCGCTGGACCTGGCCGCCGCGGTGGCGGTCCTCGCCGACGGCAAGGTGATCGACGTCGACCTGGGGCTGGCCGGCGACGTGCCGTTCGCCAACCACGTCGGGGTGGGCATGTCGGCCGACATCATGCTGCGGACGCCGCCCGCGCTCAAGCGGGTCACCGGCCGGCTCGCGTACCCGGCGACCGCCCTGGCGCTGCTGGCCCGGCACCGGGCGCTGCGGGCGACGGTGCGGGCCGGGGACGCGACGCACGAGTTCCACACCCACCAGCTCTACGTGGCCAACGGCGGCTTCCACGCCGGCCGGCCGATCACCGCCGACACCGACGCCGACGACCGGCTGCTGGTGGCGTACCCGGTCGGCGGTCCGACCCGGCGCGGCCTGCTGCGGGACACCGCCCGCAACGCCGCCACGGGGGCCCGGCGCACCCTCGCCGAGACGCCGTTCCTCGCCGTCGGCGAGCTGTGGCTGGAGACCGACCGACCGGCGCGGGTCGAGGTGGACGGCGAGCTGTGCGGCCAGACCCCGATCCGGGTCGGGCTGGCCGCCAACGCGCTACGGGTGATGGCCCCCGCCGACGCCCACGACCGCTGA
- a CDS encoding ion transporter, with amino-acid sequence MLDAPPPVAGGGSSSRGADASGGGGASGGGSAPGRGAAGLAGRCARVARSRPFEIAIVVLILANGAVLGIETYPHLGSARPVLRGLEWAFRLAFVAEIGVRVLAYGRRPQDFFRHGWNVFDFLVTAAIFVPGLHGDSALLRVVRVARMLRLVRFSPGLRTIVAALWRSLPGVAGFLALAGVTLYVYGMAGWLIFGRSQPEEYGDIGRSLLTLFVLLSLETLPDLVAQGMALSPWTLVYYVSFVIITVNLLLNILIAVIVNSMEEARRLEMTERLAPDYDADGDGVPDEVDRIALTQRLDDLRAVIAELERELRIDRDDRS; translated from the coding sequence ATGCTCGATGCGCCTCCGCCGGTGGCCGGCGGGGGGTCGTCGTCCCGAGGGGCAGACGCGTCCGGCGGGGGTGGCGCGTCCGGCGGGGGGTCGGCGCCGGGCCGGGGCGCGGCGGGGCTGGCCGGGCGGTGCGCCCGGGTCGCCCGGTCCCGGCCCTTCGAGATCGCCATCGTCGTGCTCATCCTGGCCAACGGGGCGGTGCTCGGCATCGAGACGTACCCGCACCTGGGGTCGGCGCGGCCGGTGCTGCGCGGGCTGGAGTGGGCCTTCCGGCTCGCCTTCGTCGCCGAGATCGGCGTGCGGGTGCTGGCCTACGGCCGTCGGCCGCAGGACTTCTTCCGCCACGGCTGGAACGTCTTCGACTTCCTGGTGACCGCCGCGATCTTCGTGCCCGGCCTGCACGGCGACTCCGCGCTGCTGCGCGTCGTCCGGGTTGCCCGGATGCTGCGGCTGGTGCGCTTCTCACCCGGCCTGCGGACGATCGTGGCGGCGCTGTGGCGCAGCCTGCCGGGCGTCGCCGGCTTCCTCGCGCTCGCCGGCGTGACGCTCTACGTGTACGGCATGGCCGGCTGGCTGATCTTCGGCCGGTCCCAGCCGGAGGAGTACGGCGACATCGGACGGTCGCTGCTGACCCTGTTCGTGCTGCTGTCGCTGGAGACCCTGCCCGATCTCGTGGCGCAGGGGATGGCCCTGTCGCCGTGGACGCTGGTCTACTACGTCAGCTTCGTGATCATCACCGTCAACCTGCTGCTCAACATCCTGATCGCCGTCATCGTCAACTCCATGGAGGAGGCTCGCCGGCTGGAGATGACCGAGCGGCTGGCCCCGGACTACGACGCCGACGGCGACGGCGTGCCCGACGAGGTGGACCGGATCGCGCTCACCCAGCGGCTCGACGACCTGCGGGCCGTCATCGCCGAACTGGAGCGGGAGCTGCGCATCGACCGCGACGACAGGTCGTAG
- a CDS encoding alkaline phosphatase D family protein translates to MTNTIDRRTLLRLAGASAGTAVLAGATLAGAAPAGAAGGAFRHGVASGDPLPDGVLIWTRLTPTDEAQPGSGVGPQAEVTWQVAADPDFVTVTAQGALTTGPARDHTVKVAVTGLAPATTWWYRFGYAGAWSATGRTMTAPPADADIDRLRLGVVSCANWEAGYFSAYRNLADRGDLNLVVHLGDYLYEYGTGEFDAGGSVVRPVLPAHEVLTLADYRIRHALYKTDPDLQALHASVPWVITWDDHEVANDQWSGGAENHTPATEGAFADRVAAARQAYAEWMPVRTGADGAIYRRLRFGRLAELSMLDLRSYRSQQASGSAVDDPARTITGDAQMSWLKSGLAASTARWKLVGNPVMIARVDLATLPAWLLGPIGRLLGVPENGVVLNPDQWDGYNADRNELVDHLRATGTRDVVFLTGDIHTSWANEVTTRATGTSDPAAAEFVVPSVTSDNVNDFLGLREGNALSVLGADLLRATNTHVRWTELDGHGYGVLEVTRQRCRMDWYHLADRTRPGSASRWVAGWSVAAGSSTLRRETAPQA, encoded by the coding sequence ATGACGAACACCATCGACCGTCGTACCCTCCTGCGGCTGGCCGGCGCATCCGCCGGGACGGCCGTGCTCGCCGGCGCCACCCTGGCCGGCGCGGCCCCCGCCGGCGCGGCCGGCGGCGCGTTCCGGCACGGGGTGGCCTCCGGCGACCCGCTGCCCGACGGGGTCCTGATCTGGACCCGGCTCACCCCCACCGACGAGGCGCAGCCGGGCTCCGGCGTCGGCCCGCAGGCGGAGGTGACCTGGCAGGTCGCCGCCGACCCCGACTTCGTGACCGTGACGGCCCAGGGCGCCCTGACCACCGGACCGGCCCGCGACCACACCGTCAAGGTGGCGGTCACCGGCCTCGCCCCGGCGACGACCTGGTGGTACAGGTTCGGGTACGCGGGGGCGTGGTCGGCGACCGGGCGCACCATGACCGCGCCGCCCGCCGACGCCGACATCGACCGGCTCCGCCTCGGCGTGGTCTCCTGCGCCAACTGGGAGGCGGGCTACTTCTCGGCGTACCGGAACCTGGCCGACCGGGGCGACCTCAACCTCGTCGTGCACCTCGGCGACTACCTCTACGAGTACGGCACCGGCGAGTTCGACGCCGGCGGGTCGGTGGTGCGGCCGGTGCTCCCGGCGCACGAGGTGCTGACGCTGGCCGACTACCGGATCCGGCACGCGCTCTACAAGACGGACCCGGACCTGCAGGCGCTGCATGCCTCGGTGCCCTGGGTGATCACCTGGGACGATCACGAGGTGGCCAACGACCAGTGGTCCGGCGGCGCGGAGAACCACACCCCGGCCACCGAGGGCGCCTTCGCCGACCGGGTGGCCGCCGCCCGGCAGGCGTACGCCGAGTGGATGCCGGTGCGCACCGGCGCGGACGGGGCGATCTACCGCCGCCTGCGGTTCGGGCGGCTCGCCGAGCTGTCCATGCTGGACCTGCGTAGCTACCGGTCGCAGCAGGCGTCGGGCTCCGCCGTCGACGACCCGGCCCGGACGATCACCGGCGACGCGCAGATGTCCTGGCTCAAGAGCGGCCTGGCCGCCTCCACCGCCCGGTGGAAGCTGGTCGGCAACCCGGTGATGATCGCCCGGGTCGACCTCGCCACGCTGCCCGCCTGGCTGCTGGGCCCGATCGGCCGGCTGCTGGGCGTCCCCGAGAACGGCGTGGTGCTCAACCCCGACCAGTGGGACGGCTACAACGCCGACCGCAACGAACTGGTCGACCACCTGCGCGCCACGGGCACCCGCGACGTCGTCTTCCTGACCGGCGACATCCACACCTCGTGGGCCAACGAGGTGACCACCCGGGCCACGGGCACGTCCGACCCGGCCGCCGCGGAGTTCGTGGTCCCCTCGGTGACCAGCGACAACGTCAACGACTTCCTCGGCCTGCGGGAGGGCAACGCGCTCAGTGTCCTCGGCGCGGACCTGCTCCGGGCGACCAACACGCACGTGCGCTGGACGGAGCTGGACGGCCACGGCTACGGCGTGCTGGAGGTGACCCGGCAGCGGTGCCGGATGGACTGGTACCACCTGGCGGACCGGACCCGGCCGGGCAGCGCCAGCCGGTGGGTGGCCGGCTGGTCGGTGGCGGCCGGGTCGTCGACGCTGCGCCGGGAGACCGCGCCGCAGGCGTGA